One genomic segment of Hemibagrus wyckioides isolate EC202008001 linkage group LG08, SWU_Hwy_1.0, whole genome shotgun sequence includes these proteins:
- the LOC131358091 gene encoding uncharacterized protein LOC131358091: protein MKFSSIKHVLSSFDYFFNLCIISPLRMTSIWTIILFLNTISPAKAMDFSRPSFLSLKSREPVTLKCPFGDNPKTEHVVWFKQIFGEMPQKVGVRSIYNDFKMFPNFEKSGFQLEETDNSISLTIPHIKKEDRGFYFCGKFSWENFILSSGTFLAVEEDRDVTFTVSQRSVSDSVPAGASVTLQCSVLSESRAAELQVLWFRAAPPQSHPQIIYTHHNSSHQCESGSSTHTCVYNFTKNILSLNDTGTYYCAVVLCGKIIFGNGTRIQLENSGRSLGPEVIYVTVVAVCVVVIFTQAFIIYKLRNCDKSRVKPQQDSVVEKPSNLGADTEELTYTSLHFSKKNTKRVTKKREKPQECVYSEVSTAP, encoded by the exons atgaaATTCTCTAGTATAAAACATGTGCTTTCCTCATTTGACTATTTTTTCAACCTGTGTATCATTTCACCTCTGAGGATGACTTCAATCTggacaattattttatttctcaacaCAATAT cTCCAGCTAAAGCTATGGATTTTTCCAGACCATCGTTTCTCTCATTGAAATCCAGAGAACCTGTTACTCTTAAATGCCCATTTGGAGACAATCCTAAGACTGAACATGTGGTTTGGTTCAAGCAAATATTTGGAGAAATGCCTCAAAAAGTGGGAGTAAGGTCAATCTATAATGATTTCAAAATGTTTCCCAATTTTGAGAAGTCAGGATTTCAACTGGAGGAGACTGATAACAGCATTTCTCTGACAATTCCacatattaaaaaagaagaCAGAGGATTTTACTTCTGTGGAAAATTTAGCTGGGAGAATTTTATATTATCAAGTGGAACGTTCTTGGCTGTAGAAG AAGACAGAGATGTAACTTTCACGGTGTCACAGCGCAGCGTGTCGGACTCGGTTCCTGCAGGAGCCTCAGTGACTCTGCAGTGCTCGGTTCTCTCTGAGAGCAGAGCAGCAGAACTCCAAGTGCTCTGGTTCAGAGCTGCTCCACCACAATCCCATCCTcaaatcatttacactcatcacaaCAGCAGCCATCAGTGTGAGAGCGgctcttctacacacacctgtgtgtacaACTTCACCAAGAACATCCTCAGCCTCAATGATACTGGAACTTACTACTGCGCTGTGGTCCTGTGTGGGAAGATCATATTTGGAAATGGGACACGAATACAGCTGGAGAACTCTG GGAGATCGTTAGGTCCTGAAGTCATCTACGTCACTGTGGTGGccgtgtgtgtggttgtgatcTTTACTCAAGCTTTTATAATCTATAAATTGAGAAACTGTGACAAATCCAGAG TGAAACCTCAACAAGATTCTGTGGTAGAAAAACCCAGCAATCTg GGTGCTGATACAGAGGAGCTGACTTACACTTCTTTACATTTCAGTAAGAAGAATACCAAAAGAGTGaccaaaaagagagaaaaacctcaagagtgtgtttattctgAAGTCTCGACTGCCCCCTAG
- the LOC131358097 gene encoding uncharacterized protein LOC131358097, with the protein MTSIWTIILFLNTISPAQTLDFSRPSFLSLKSREPVTLKCPFGDNPKTEHVVWFKQIFGEMPQKVGVRSIYNDFKLFTNFKKSGFQLEETDNSISLTIPHIKKEDRGFYFCGKFSWENFILSSGTFLAVEDDRDVTFTVSQRSVSDSVPAGASVTLQCSVLSESRAAELQVLWFRAAPPQSHPQIIYTHHNSSHQCESGSSTHTCVYNFTKNILSLSDTGTYYCAVALCGKIVSGNGTQVQLVSVRSEDPVVISLAVALGMCVVVIFAHIASCTWRKCEYLTVKSEEMIIKKAANQNRDAMELSFVATHISKRQRRTERAQDNVYTEVIYSSVS; encoded by the exons ATGACTTCAATCTggacaattattttatttctcaacaCAATAT cTCCAGCTCAAACTTTGGATTTTTCCAGACCATCGTTTCTCTCATTGAAATCCAGAGAACCTGTTACTCTTAAATGCCCATTTGGAGACAATCCTAAGACTGAACATGTGGTTTGGTTCAAGCAAATATTTGGAGAAATGCCTCAAAAAGTGGGAGTAAGGTCAATCTATAATGATTTCAAACTGTTTACCAATTTTAAGAAGTCAGGATTTCAACTGGAGGAGACTGATAACAGCATTTCTCTAACAATTCcacatataaaaaaagaagacagaggATTTTACTTCTGTGGAAAATTTAGCTGGGAGAATTTTATATTATCAAGTGGAACGTTCTTGGCTGTAGAAG ATGACAGAGATGTAACTTTCACGGTGTCACAGCGCAGCGTGTCGGACTCGGTTCCTGCAGGAGCCTCAGTGACTCTGCAGTGCTCGGTTCTCTCTGAGAGCAGAGCAGCAGAACTCCAAGTGCTCTGGTTCAGAGCTGCTCCACCACAATCCCATCCTcaaatcatttacactcatcacaaCAGCAGCCATCAGTGTGAGAGCggctcctctacacacacctgtgtgtacaACTTCACCAAGAACATCCTCAGCCTCAGTGATACTGGAACTTACTACTGCGCTGTGGCCCTGTGTGGGAAGATCGTATCTGGGAATGGGACACAAGTACAGCTGG ttTCAGTAAGATCTGAGGATCCTGTAGTGATCAGCCTCGCTGTAGCTTTGggaatgtgtgtggttgtgatttTTGCTCATATTGCAAGCTGTACATGGAGAAAATGTGAATATCTCACTG TGAAATCTGAAGAAATGATAATAAAGAAAGCTGCAAATCAG AACCGTGATGCCATGGAGCTGAGTTTTGTTGCCACACATATCAGTAAAAGACAAAGAAGGACAGAGCGAGCTCAAGATAATGTGTATACTGAAGTGATTTACTCTTCTGTTTCTTAG
- the LOC131357858 gene encoding uncharacterized protein LOC131357858: MASLWIIAITLYMMWPARSVDLFHPPFLSVKSGDCISLKCQFGYNHRTESVIWYKQSTGEMPRKIGEKIVYKEVKFSKEFQNSGYNMQTTDNAIFLTIPNIKKDHEGLYYCAKSFSMENVTLSNGTFLAVTDDRDVKVSVWQHGMSDSVPAGASVTLQCSVLSESRAAELQVLWFRAAPPQSHPQIIYTHHNSSHQCESGSSTHTCVYNFTKNILSLSDTGTYYCAVVLCGKIIFGNGTQIQLENSGSATSYNPVVVSLATALVMCGILTSVQTVLLCKRKNCQQCKERSLHGAVINTEKTNTQDPDGMELNYAALHFNERKTKRVRGNRGRSQESVYSEVKTSTITH; the protein is encoded by the exons ATGGCTTCACTGTGGATAATTGCCATAACTCTCTACATGATGT GGCCAGCTCGATCGGTGGATCTTTTCCATCCACCATTTCTCTCAGTGAAGTCTGGAGATTGTATTAGCCTTAAATGCCAATTTGGATACAATCATAGGACTGAAAGTGTGATTTGGTACAAACAAAGCACTGGAGAGATGCCTCGAAAAATCGGAGAAAAAATAGTGTATAAAGAGGTCAAATTTTCCAAAGAGTTCCAGAATTCAGGCTATAATATGCAGACGACTGATAATGCCATTTTTCTGACAAttccaaatattaaaaaagatcATGAAGGACTTTACTACTGTGCGAAATCATTTTCCATGGAGAATGTTACACTGTCTAATGGAACGTTCTTGGCTGTGACAG ATGACAGAGATGTAAAAGTATCGGTGTGGCAGCACGGGATGTCGGACTCGGTTCCTGCAGGAGCCTCAGTGACTCTGCAGTGCTCGGTTCTCTCTGAGAGCAGAGCAGCAGAACTCCAAGTGCTCTGGTTCAGAGCTGCTCCACCACAATCCCATCCTcaaatcatttacactcatcacaaCAGCAGCCATCAGTGTGAGAGCGgctcttctacacacacctgtgtgtacaACTTCACCAAGAACATCCTCAGCCTCAGTGATACTGGAACTTACTACTGCGCTGTGGTCCTGTGTGGGAAGATCATATTTGGGAATGGAACACAAATACAGCTGGAGAACTCTGGTTCTG CAACGTCTTATAATCCTGTAGTGGTCAGTTTGGCAACAGCATTGGTAATGTGCGGGATTCTGACTTCTGTTCAAACTGTTTTACTCTGTAAAAGGAAAAACTGTCAACAATGCAAAG agAGAAGTTTGCATGGTGCTGTGATAAACACTGAGAAGACGAACACTCAG GATCCTGATGGCATGGAGCTGAATTACGCTgcattacattttaatgaaaggAAAACTAAAAGAGTGAGAGGAAACCGAGGTCGATCTCAAGAAAGTGTGTACTCAGAAGTGAAAACTTCCACCATTACTCACTAA
- the LOC131357883 gene encoding uncharacterized protein LOC131357883: LGPARSVDLFHPPFLSVKSGDCISLKCQFGYNHRTESVIWYKQSTGEMPRKIGEKIVYKEVKFSKEFQNSGYNMQTTDNAIFLTIPNIKKDHEGLYYCAKSFSMENVTLSNGTFLAVTDDRDVKVSVWQHGMSDSVPAGASVTLQCSVLSESRAAELQVLWFRAAPPQSHPQIIYTHHNSSHQCESGSSTHTCVYTFTKNILSLNDTGTYYCAVALCGKIVFGNGTPVQLGSVRSEDPVVISLAVALGVCVVVIFAHIASCTWRNCEYLTVKSEEMIIKKAANQSRGTVELSFAASHITKRQRKTERAQDNVYTDVIYSSVS, translated from the exons CTAGGGCCAGCTCGATCGGTGGATCTTTTCCATCCACCATTTCTCTCAGTGAAGTCTGGAGATTGTATTAGCCTTAAATGCCAATTTGGATACAATCATAGGACTGAAAGTGTGATTTGGTACAAACAAAGCACTGGAGAGATGCCTCGAAAAATCGGAGAAAAAATAGTGTATAAAGAGGTCAAATTTTCCAAAGAGTTCCAGAATTCAGGCTATAATATGCAGACGACTGATAATGCCATTTTTCTGACAAttccaaatattaaaaaagatcATGAAGGACTTTACTACTGTGCGAAATCATTTTCCATGGAGAATGTTACACTGTCTAATGGAACGTTCTTGGCTGTGACAG ATGACAGAGATGTAAAAGTATCGGTGTGGCAGCACGGCATGTCGGACTCGGTTCCTGCAGGAGCCTCAGTGACTCTGCAGTGCTCAGTTCTCTCTGAGAGCAGAGCAGCAGAACTCCAAGTGCTCTGGTTCAGAGCTGCTCCACCACAATCCCATCCTcaaatcatttacactcatcacaaCAGCAGCCATCAGTGTGAGAGCGgctcttctacacacacctgtgtgtacaCCTTCACCAAGAACATCCTCAGCCTCAACGATACTGGAACTTACTACTGCGCTGTGGCCCTGTGTGGGAAGATCGTATTTGGGAACGGGACACCAGTGCAGCTGG gTTCAGTAAGATCTGAGGATCCTGTAGTGATCAGCCTCGCTGTAGctttgggagtgtgtgtggttgtgatcTTTGCTCATATTGCAAGCTGTACATGGAGAAACTGTGAATATCTCACTG TAAAATCTGAAGAAATGATAATAAAGAAAGCAGCAAATCAG AGCCGTGGCACCGTGGAGCTGAGTTTTGCTGCCTCACACATCActaaaagacaaagaaagacagagcgAGCTCAAGATAACGTGTATACTGATGTGATTTACTCTTCTGTTTCCTAG